In Alkalihalobacillus sp. TS-13, the following are encoded in one genomic region:
- a CDS encoding amidohydrolase family protein has product MRVDFHTHIIPHDLPDFTEKYGQERWPILQQTCACGANIMVGGKVFREVTDQVWSAEKRIQDMDREGVDIQVLSPIPVTFSYWAPVEAAVDMARIQNDFISATVKERPDRFIGIGTVPMQDCTAAIKEMERCITDLNLYGIEIGTNVNGENLDAPEFLEFFRMAEEWNVPLFIHPWETLAKDRTPRHNFMYTVGMPSETALAAASLVWSGVIEKFPDLKICFAHGGGSFPYILPRLDQGWNVWPHLRLTTNPPSHYVKNFYFDSLNYDPLNVKYLIDRFGYERVMMGSDYPFLLREIPPGKVIEQTADLSEVQKEMILGENALRFLNVKEKGRTNGAESDNTRGEAAKSGIST; this is encoded by the coding sequence ATGAGGGTAGATTTCCATACACACATCATCCCGCATGACCTGCCTGATTTTACTGAAAAATATGGTCAGGAACGCTGGCCGATTCTTCAACAGACATGTGCATGCGGAGCGAACATCATGGTTGGTGGGAAAGTGTTCCGTGAAGTAACGGACCAGGTTTGGAGTGCTGAAAAGCGGATCCAGGACATGGATCGGGAGGGAGTCGACATCCAGGTGCTCTCCCCGATTCCGGTGACGTTTTCCTATTGGGCGCCGGTTGAAGCGGCGGTTGATATGGCACGTATCCAGAACGATTTCATTTCAGCAACGGTAAAAGAACGTCCAGATCGTTTTATCGGGATAGGAACGGTGCCAATGCAGGATTGTACCGCTGCTATTAAAGAAATGGAGCGTTGTATCACTGATTTGAATCTATACGGAATCGAAATCGGGACGAACGTGAATGGTGAAAATCTGGATGCACCGGAGTTCCTCGAATTCTTCCGTATGGCTGAGGAATGGAATGTCCCATTGTTCATCCATCCATGGGAGACACTCGCGAAAGACCGGACGCCTAGGCACAATTTTATGTACACGGTCGGAATGCCGAGTGAAACGGCGCTTGCGGCTGCTAGTCTTGTCTGGAGCGGTGTGATTGAGAAGTTCCCTGACTTGAAGATTTGTTTTGCGCATGGTGGAGGTTCGTTCCCTTATATCCTGCCGAGGTTGGATCAGGGATGGAATGTATGGCCGCACTTGCGTTTGACGACGAATCCGCCGAGCCACTATGTGAAAAACTTCTATTTCGATTCGTTGAACTATGATCCTTTGAATGTGAAGTATCTCATCGATCGTTTTGGCTATGAGAGAGTGATGATGGGCTCGGATTATCCGTTCCTGTTGAGGGAAATCCCGCCTGGAAAAGTGATTGAACAGACTGCCGATCTTTCAGAAGTACAGAAAGAAATGATTCTTGGAGAAAACGCATTACGATTTTTAAATGTAAAAGAAAAGGGGCGGACGAATGGAGCAGAAAGTGATAACACCAGAGGAGAAGCTGCAAAATCTGGGATTTCAACTTAA
- a CDS encoding 2-keto-4-pentenoate hydratase codes for MTERVKELSEHLVTAVQNRKGVQPLTEVYPDLSIDEAYQVQLSTIKRKTDSGQRIVGKKIGLTSKAMQDLLGVGEPDYGHLLDDMVIDNGDEIPADKVLQPKVEAEIAFVLRKDLHGPNVTADDVYEATAYVVPALEIVDSRVADWKIKLPDTIADNASSGLYVLGENKVPIRAVDLPAIKMDLYKNEEPVNSGMGAAALENPANCVAWLANKLSDYGVSLKAGEVILSGALSAAVDAMPGDTFRATFDALGEVTVRFNG; via the coding sequence ATGACAGAGAGAGTGAAGGAGCTATCCGAGCATTTAGTGACGGCAGTACAAAATCGCAAAGGGGTTCAACCGCTCACTGAGGTTTACCCTGATTTGAGTATAGATGAAGCCTATCAAGTCCAGCTTTCCACGATTAAACGAAAAACCGACTCCGGGCAAAGGATTGTCGGGAAAAAGATTGGTTTGACGTCAAAAGCGATGCAGGATCTTCTTGGGGTTGGTGAACCGGATTACGGTCATCTGCTTGATGATATGGTGATCGATAATGGCGACGAAATTCCAGCTGACAAAGTTCTTCAGCCGAAAGTGGAAGCGGAAATCGCCTTTGTTTTAAGAAAGGATCTTCACGGTCCGAATGTTACAGCTGATGATGTGTATGAAGCGACGGCTTATGTCGTGCCGGCACTTGAGATCGTCGACAGCCGTGTCGCGGATTGGAAGATCAAACTTCCAGATACGATTGCCGATAATGCGTCATCCGGCCTGTATGTATTAGGCGAAAATAAGGTGCCGATCCGTGCTGTTGATCTGCCCGCTATAAAAATGGATCTTTACAAAAATGAGGAGCCTGTCAATTCGGGAATGGGTGCGGCAGCTCTTGAAAATCCGGCAAATTGCGTCGCCTGGCTTGCGAACAAGTTGTCAGATTACGGGGTTTCGCTCAAAGCCGGGGAGGTCATTTTGTCAGGAGCTCTTTCAGCGGCAGTCGATGCAATGCCAGGAGATACATTCCGGGCGACATTCGACGCATTGGGTGAAGTGACGGTCCGGTTCAACGGTTGA
- a CDS encoding RidA family protein, whose product MEQKVITPEEKLQNLGFQLKEVRPSVGNYVSHVRVGNLIFTAGQGVDEFHGKLGRNLTLEEGYAAARQSMLNLLSVLKYELGDLSRVTRIIKLLGFVNCTEDFTDQPKVINGASDLLVEVFGDRGIHARSALGMAQLPNNTAVEIEMIVEVE is encoded by the coding sequence ATGGAGCAGAAAGTGATAACACCAGAGGAGAAGCTGCAAAATCTGGGATTTCAACTTAAAGAAGTCCGGCCATCTGTAGGGAACTATGTAAGTCATGTCCGTGTGGGGAATCTCATTTTCACTGCAGGACAAGGCGTTGATGAATTCCATGGAAAGCTCGGAAGGAATCTGACGTTGGAGGAAGGCTATGCTGCTGCCCGGCAATCGATGTTGAATCTGCTCAGCGTCCTCAAATATGAGCTGGGTGATCTGAGCAGAGTGACACGCATCATAAAACTGTTAGGGTTCGTAAATTGCACGGAGGATTTCACCGATCAGCCTAAAGTAATCAATGGGGCCTCTGATCTACTCGTCGAAGTGTTCGGAGACCGTGGGATTCATGCACGCTCTGCGCTGGGCATGGCTCAGCTTCCGAATAATACGGCGGTCGAAATCGAGATGATTGTTGAAGTAGAGTAG
- a CDS encoding aldehyde dehydrogenase: MQVKDKILQKIQPINCRHFIDGQYVDSINLKTFDNINPATEEVMGQVAEGGKEEVDLAVAAAKKAVKGPWKDLSTRERSSILRKIGDLILDRVEELAALESMDTGKPYQMALEIDIPRAAYNFHFFADYLTSMGTEAYQQDQAALHYSIRRPVGVVGMINPWNLPLLLLTWKLAPCLAAGNTAVMKPAEWTPMTATVLAEICKEAGVPDGVINLVHGFGPESAGSAITEHPDVDAVTFTGETKTGSAIMKAAAPTLKKLSYELGGKNPNIIFADSDLDEVIETTLKSSFMNQGEVCLCGSRIYVERPAYDEFLEKFVAETGKLQVGDPFEEGTKVGAVISKEHYTRVNGYIELAKEEGGQILTGGTRPEGVDKGFYILPTIISGLGPHARCVKEEIFGPVVTVLPFDSEEEVIEQANDTHYGLGTTIWTNDLRRAHRVAHQIEAGIIWVNTWYLRDLRTPFGGMKQSGIGREGGMHSFDFYSELSNITIKL, encoded by the coding sequence GTGCAAGTAAAAGATAAAATCCTGCAAAAAATCCAACCGATCAACTGCCGTCATTTTATCGACGGTCAATATGTGGATTCTATCAATCTGAAAACCTTTGACAATATCAATCCTGCAACAGAAGAAGTGATGGGGCAGGTGGCTGAAGGTGGAAAGGAAGAGGTCGATCTCGCTGTTGCTGCTGCGAAAAAAGCGGTGAAAGGTCCATGGAAAGACCTATCTACCAGAGAGCGATCCAGCATCCTGCGCAAGATCGGCGACCTGATTCTTGATAGAGTCGAAGAATTGGCAGCCCTCGAATCGATGGACACCGGAAAGCCGTATCAAATGGCGCTTGAAATCGACATTCCTCGAGCAGCGTATAATTTCCACTTTTTCGCGGATTACCTGACGTCTATGGGAACGGAGGCTTACCAACAGGACCAGGCTGCTCTCCATTATTCAATCCGGAGACCAGTTGGGGTCGTCGGCATGATCAATCCTTGGAATCTACCATTGCTGTTGTTGACGTGGAAGCTGGCACCTTGTCTTGCGGCAGGGAATACGGCGGTCATGAAACCAGCGGAATGGACACCGATGACAGCAACAGTCCTAGCAGAAATCTGTAAGGAAGCAGGCGTACCGGACGGCGTCATCAATCTTGTTCACGGATTTGGACCAGAGTCAGCTGGTTCTGCGATTACGGAGCACCCCGATGTCGATGCGGTCACGTTCACCGGTGAAACAAAGACGGGGTCTGCGATCATGAAAGCGGCGGCACCGACTTTGAAAAAATTATCGTATGAGCTCGGTGGGAAAAACCCGAACATCATTTTCGCGGATTCTGACCTTGATGAAGTGATCGAAACGACGCTGAAATCGAGCTTTATGAACCAGGGGGAAGTCTGTCTTTGCGGCTCACGGATCTATGTAGAGCGTCCGGCGTACGACGAATTCCTCGAAAAATTCGTCGCTGAAACAGGCAAGCTTCAAGTCGGCGATCCGTTTGAAGAAGGAACGAAGGTTGGTGCTGTCATCAGTAAGGAGCACTACACCCGTGTCAATGGTTATATCGAGCTTGCGAAAGAAGAAGGCGGGCAGATCCTGACAGGAGGAACCCGGCCAGAAGGCGTCGACAAAGGGTTTTATATTTTACCGACGATCATATCAGGTCTCGGTCCTCATGCTCGGTGCGTGAAAGAAGAGATTTTCGGACCAGTCGTTACCGTTTTGCCTTTTGATTCGGAAGAGGAGGTCATTGAGCAGGCGAATGATACACACTATGGATTGGGAACGACGATCTGGACGAATGATCTGCGTCGGGCCCACCGTGTCGCGCATCAGATCGAGGCTGGGATCATCTGGGTGAATACGTGGTATCTGCGCGATCTGCGTACACCGTTCGGCGGCATGAAACAGAGTGGAATCGGCCGTGAAGGCGGCATGCACAGCTTTGATTTTTATAGTGAACTATCCAACATAACAATCAAACTATGA
- a CDS encoding IclR family transcriptional regulator, which produces MISSINKITKILNCFTNEEPALGNLEIARKLEMNPSTTHHLIRTLCQEGILIQDSRKKYRLGWKLLEWSNHVMYQQDIYNEAIPIVENLIRKYQGTVHIGMFDAGEVRFVLKVAAKDSMSVPTYVGAKKPAYCTSTGKVLLAYNPSFIQPTISKGLLQRAPNTITCVDKLMLELKQIRKQGYSISNNENEHGMYAVAAPIQTYTGQTVAALNMVGPISYMQGSESRTIIQSVVRTAQSISNELGYINVL; this is translated from the coding sequence GTGATTTCGTCTATCAATAAAATTACGAAAATTCTAAATTGTTTTACGAATGAAGAACCGGCTCTGGGTAATCTTGAAATTGCACGGAAATTAGAGATGAATCCTAGTACGACGCATCATCTCATCCGTACACTTTGCCAGGAAGGGATTCTCATTCAAGATAGTCGGAAAAAGTATCGCCTCGGATGGAAGTTATTAGAGTGGAGTAACCACGTCATGTATCAACAGGATATTTATAACGAAGCGATTCCGATCGTGGAAAATCTGATACGGAAATACCAGGGCACAGTTCATATCGGGATGTTCGATGCTGGCGAGGTTCGGTTCGTGCTGAAAGTTGCTGCCAAAGATTCTATGTCGGTACCTACCTATGTTGGCGCAAAAAAGCCAGCCTATTGTACAAGCACGGGGAAGGTATTGCTTGCGTACAACCCTTCGTTCATCCAACCGACGATTTCGAAAGGTCTGCTGCAACGAGCTCCGAACACGATCACTTGTGTGGACAAGCTAATGCTTGAACTAAAGCAGATTCGGAAACAGGGCTACTCGATTTCGAATAACGAGAATGAACATGGGATGTATGCGGTTGCTGCTCCGATCCAAACGTATACAGGACAAACTGTCGCCGCGCTCAATATGGTCGGTCCGATCTCTTACATGCAGGGAAGCGAAAGCAGAACCATCATCCAAAGTGTGGTGCGGACAGCACAGTCAATCTCAAATGAATTAGGTTATATTAATGTTTTGTGA
- a CDS encoding 3-hydroxyanthranilate 3,4-dioxygenase yields the protein MAIKSGTSLLNDRVGNLMKIIEDNKDLLMPPVNNKVLWEDSEFIAMLIGGPNKRRDFHVDPSDEFFYQVKGNCYVECINDKGEREVVTVGEGDIFMLPAMVPHSPHRTANSYGIVLERKRGEGELEDFVWFCDKCDHEMHRVTVQLTNIETQVKGAIEQFNSSPELRKCDNCGHMMPEEADEWK from the coding sequence ATGGCCATTAAATCTGGTACAAGCTTATTGAATGATAGAGTCGGAAATCTTATGAAAATCATTGAGGACAATAAAGACCTTTTGATGCCGCCGGTCAACAACAAAGTACTCTGGGAGGATTCAGAGTTCATTGCGATGCTGATCGGTGGACCAAACAAGCGACGTGATTTCCATGTTGATCCGTCGGATGAGTTCTTTTATCAAGTAAAAGGTAACTGTTATGTCGAATGTATCAACGATAAAGGCGAGCGTGAAGTTGTGACGGTCGGTGAAGGGGATATCTTCATGTTGCCGGCGATGGTGCCTCATTCCCCGCATCGGACTGCAAACTCTTACGGAATCGTCCTCGAACGGAAACGTGGCGAAGGTGAGCTTGAAGATTTTGTCTGGTTCTGTGATAAGTGCGACCATGAAATGCACCGCGTGACGGTCCAGTTGACGAATATTGAAACACAGGTGAAAGGTGCGATTGAACAGTTCAACAGCAGTCCTGAGTTGAGGAAGTGTGACAACTGTGGTCATATGATGCCTGAAGAAGCAGATGAGTGGAAATGA